A stretch of the Ananas comosus cultivar F153 linkage group 14, ASM154086v1, whole genome shotgun sequence genome encodes the following:
- the LOC109720807 gene encoding sm-like protein LSM7, which produces MSGRKETVLDLAKFVDKGVQVKLTGGRQVTGTLKGYDQLLNLVLDEAIEFLRDPDDPLKTTDQTRRLGLIVCRGTAVMLVSPTDGTDEIANPFVQSDGA; this is translated from the exons TCGGGACGGAAGGAGACAGTTTTAGATCTGGCAAAGTTTGTAGACAAGGGCGTCCAAGTGAAGTTAACCGGCGGGAGACAAG TCACAGGAACTTTGAAAGGTTATGATCAGCTACTAAACCTGGTGCTTGATGAAGCAATAGAATTTCTAAGAG ATCCTGATGATCCACTAAAGACTACCGACCAGACAAGGCGTCTTGGTCTTATA GTTTGTAGGGGGACAGCGGTGATGCTCGTATCGCCGACCGACGGAACCGACGAGATTGCGAATCCATTTGTCCAGTCAGACGGGGCCTGA